The genomic window CCCAGAACCCGCTGGGCAACGTCGGCGTCGTGCAGGGCAACGGCGGCGACCTGATGACCGGGCTGCCGCTCCAGTCGCTCAAGGTCGACGACGACCGACCCTATCACCAGCCGCTGCGGTTGACGGCCGTGATCCACGCCCCGGTCGACCGCGTGACCGAGATCCTCCGCGAGCACGAGGACGTCACGCAGTTGCTCGACAACGGCTGGATCGGCGACCTGACGGTCGTCGATCCCACGCAGGACAACGCCGCCTTCCAGTACGCGGGCGACCTCGAGTGGGCGGCCGAGACCGAACTCGACGTCGAGGCGACGGCGGAGACCGAACCTGCGACGCCGCCCGCACGGCCGGCGGACGACGACTGACGGCTCGCGGAGCGCTCGTTCTCGCCGTCGTCACGACTCGAGGCCGTCGTCGCAGTGAATAGGGACAGGCAGTTCGCGAAGGGGCGGTCGGACGGTGTACCGCGAAGACGGCAACCGTGGCCGTCGCGACCGTCCCGAAATCGCCGACCGGACGCGACACCGGACCGCGTCAGTATCCGGTTCCGAGATAGGTGTGCACGGCGTTGCCCGCCTCGAGTTCGTCCGCGAGGGCGACGGCGAAGTCCTCCATCGAAATGTAGCTGTCTCCCTCGTCGTCGGTCACGAGTTCGCGGTCGGCAGTCCGGTACTCGCCGGTCCGCTCGCCGGGTTCGATCAGCGCAGCGGGCGCGAGGTACGTCCACTGCAGGTCGTCGGCCTCGCTGAGGATATCGTACGCATCGATGGCCGCGCTGGCGACCGGCTCCCACTCCTCGGGGAACTCCTCCGTTTCGATGAGCATCGTCTCCGGGCCGACCTCGAGCCCGCCAGCGCCGCCGGTCCAGACCAGTCGATCGACGTTCGCTCGGCGCAGCCCGTCGATCACGGCGTCCATCATCTCCGTGAGAATTTCGGGCGACTCATCGTCACTCGGGCCGAGCGCCGACGCCACGGCGTCGTGCCCCGTCGCGAGCTTCGCGATGTCATCGGGGTCGGTCGCGTCCCCGGCGACGGCGACGAAGTCGTCGTCGTCGATCCCGTCGACCGTCCCGCTCCGGGAGACGCCCGTAACGGCGTGACCGCGGTCGAGGAGTTCAGTGGCAGTTCGCTGTCCGATTCGTCCGCTCGCACCGAGTAGGAGTACGTTCATGTTGGGAGGCGGGTTCGCCGATGGCTGTCAGACGATTCTGAGGGCGATCTCTCGAGTGCGGTCATGTTATCATACTTGGTCATGGAGCGAGATCCTCATATAGTTCAGCGAACGTCAGCCTGACCAAGTCACACCGATGTCATCGGATGCTACGCTCGAAACGAAATACGGGGACTGTCCGGTAATCAAAACCCTCGAAGAGGTCGGTTCCCGGTGGCGTATGACCGGTATCCACGTCCTCCGGGAGGGCGAGCTTCGGTTCAACGAACTCAAGCGTGCCACGGACGCGAACTCACAGACGCTGTCTCGAGTGCTCGACGATCTAGCGGAGAAGGAGTACGTCGAACGCCGAGTCGACGAGGGGAGTCCGATCGCCGTGTATTACTCGCTGACACCGAAGGGGCGAGAACTCCTCTCGGCGTTCGATGAGATCTACGACTGGGGTGAGAAGTGGATCACCGAGGAAAGCTGAGGCGTATCGAAGCGGGCATGTAATCGATCTCCCAGTCGGGAGGCCGAGCCGGAGTCCCGGCTACCGGGAGAGCAGACTGCGAGCCGTCGCCTCGTACCCCTCCGGCACGAGATCCGCGAGCGCGTCGGGATCGGTCTCGCCGTCGACCGTGACGAGGTACGTCCGGCCGGGCTCGTCGCCGTAGACGCCCTGGAAGTCGTAGACGAAGCCGTAGACGACGACGTCGTCCGGAACCTCGTCGGCCTCCGCGAGCGAGCGCGCCTGATACCCGACGTTGTACTCGACGAGCTGGTTGATCACCCGTCCCTCGTCCGCGTCGGTGTCGATCAGTCCGCTCTCGAGGGCCTCCTCGACGACCGGGACGAGCTGGTCGACCCACTTGTCGACGCCCTGTGGCCCCGGCGGCTCCTCGCCGGTCGCGACGCGATAGGCGGCGGTGACGGCCCCGCAGCCGGTGTGGCCGACGACGGCGACGACGTCGGTCCCAGTGTGGTGGATCGGATAGAGGATGCCGCCGTCGACGATGCGCTCGCCGTCGTCCTCGTCCCAGATCTGGTTGCCGATGTTGCTCGGCGTGAAGACCGCGCCCGGCCGATCGATCCCCCACATCCCCTCGTGGGAGACCCGCGAGTCCGAACAGCAGATCGCGACGACGGTCGGATGCTGGTCCGTCTGGACGTCCGCGAAGTAGTCCTCCGGGAGCGCCTCGACGTGGCGCTCGTTGCCGGCGAGCAGCGCCTCGAGAG from Haloterrigena sp. KLK7 includes these protein-coding regions:
- a CDS encoding NAD(P)H-binding protein, with amino-acid sequence MNVLLLGASGRIGQRTATELLDRGHAVTGVSRSGTVDGIDDDDFVAVAGDATDPDDIAKLATGHDAVASALGPSDDESPEILTEMMDAVIDGLRRANVDRLVWTGGAGGLEVGPETMLIETEEFPEEWEPVASAAIDAYDILSEADDLQWTYLAPAALIEPGERTGEYRTADRELVTDDEGDSYISMEDFAVALADELEAGNAVHTYLGTGY
- a CDS encoding helix-turn-helix domain-containing protein is translated as MSSDATLETKYGDCPVIKTLEEVGSRWRMTGIHVLREGELRFNELKRATDANSQTLSRVLDDLAEKEYVERRVDEGSPIAVYYSLTPKGRELLSAFDEIYDWGEKWITEES
- a CDS encoding carbonic anhydrase; translated protein: MEPDLDALEALLAGNERHVEALPEDYFADVQTDQHPTVVAICCSDSRVSHEGMWGIDRPGAVFTPSNIGNQIWDEDDGERIVDGGILYPIHHTGTDVVAVVGHTGCGAVTAAYRVATGEEPPGPQGVDKWVDQLVPVVEEALESGLIDTDADEGRVINQLVEYNVGYQARSLAEADEVPDDVVVYGFVYDFQGVYGDEPGRTYLVTVDGETDPDALADLVPEGYEATARSLLSR